Within the Streptomyces sp. NBC_00554 genome, the region GCCGGATCGCGCTGGTCGTCAACCTCCTCACCGAGGACAACCTGCCGAGCTATCACCACGAGATCGCCTCCCTCTTCGGCCGTGACGGCGCCTGGGGCACCTGGGTGCACCGCTGGACCGCGGAGGAGGGCCGCCACGGCATCGTGATGCGCGACTACCTGCTCGCCTCGCGCGCCGTGGACCCCGACCAGCTCGAAGCGTTCCGCATGATGCACATGAGTGAGGGCTTCGAGTCGGACAACCGCCACTCGATGCTGCACTCCGTCGCATACGTCGCCTTCCAGGAGCTGGCGACCCGTGTCTCGCACCGCAACACCGGTCACCAGTCGGGCGACCCGGTCTGCGACCGCATGCTGGCGCGCATCGCGACCGACGAGAACCTGCACATGGTCTTCTACCGCAACCTCCTGAAGGCCTCGTTCGAGCTGGCCCCCGACCTCACCATGCAGGCCGTGCGTGACGTCGTCGTCAACTTCCGGATGCCCGGACACGGCATGCCCGGCTTCGAGCGTGCCGCCGCGCAGATGGCCATCGGCGAGGTCTACAACATGCGCATCCACCACGACGACGTGCTGCGGCCGGTACTGCGCCACCTGCGGGTCCTGGAGATGGAGGGCTTCGGCCCCGAGGGCCTGCGCGCCCAGGAGGAGCTCGGCCTCTACATGAACGGCCTGGACTCGGAAGCCTCGAAGTTCGACGAGAAGCTCGCGGCCCGCAAGGCCCGCATGGCAGCCCGCGCCGCCGGCTGACACCCCACCCTCCGGACACCCTCCGGAGCCCTCACTCGTACGCCGTCACCTGGTCCAACGCCGCGTCCCGCACGTCGGCCACCGGGTGGCGGCGCAGTGCTCTCAGCTGCTCCCGCCAGGGCGCGGCCCAGCCCGTGCGGGTGCCGATCGCCCCGGTGAGGGCCGCTGCGAGCAGTCCCTCGCCGTGACCGCCGTGCGCGGTCAGCCGCCGGGCCGTGTCGAGCAGCACTTGAGGATCACCTTCGTGCGCCTGTCCCCGTCCCCGCAGCCGCGTCGCGAGTTCCGCGGCCGTCCGGGCCCCGAGCGCCGGGCGGCCTTCGGTGAGCGCGGCCAGGCGGTCCAGGCCGCCCGGTTCCGCGTTCAGGTCCAAGTGGAACACCGTGATCGCGGCGGCCTGGGGCACGAAGGCGTCGTACCCGGCGAGCAGCTCGCCCGCGGCGAGGGCCGCGGGCCGGATGGGCCCCGAGGCAGTCCTCGCGTGCTCGGCGAGGCGGGCGACGAGGTACTCGACGCGTTGGCGAGCGGGGCGGTCACGGCGCTCGCCGGCTTCGGCATCGAGTCCGGCTCCGGCGTAACCGAGTGTTTCTGTGCTGGTGACGGTCCCGGCGTGCTCTTGGGTGGGCGGAGCATCGCGCTCCACGGCATCGGCGGAGTCGATCACATCTGCTGAGGGGATGGTCCCGGCACGGTCCGAGGCTGGACGAACGTCACGCTGTGCGTCACCGCCTGCGGGCTCCGTATCCGACCGCCGCACTCCCCCGCCGGCAACCGCGTAGCGCGCCTCCGCCTCGGCGAGGGTCCGCAGCGCCTGCTGGAGGCCCACGCCACCCCGTGGCGAGCCCGCCGCCGCTGTCACCAGGCCGTTGGCCGCGGCACGCCAGCTCGTGCGTTCCGTCAGGTCGGTGGTGGCGTCGGCGAGGACCGTGGGGGCGTCCGGGGACCAGGGCGCCCAGCTCGCGAGCGCGTCGAAGGCGAGGGTGGCTGTCTGCGGGTCGTCGGTGGAGCAGACGTCGCGGATCAGGCGGGCGTAGCGCTCGCGAGCGGGTTCAGGCAGGTCCAGGGGCGATGTCCGCAGGACGGCGGTGCGGAGTACGGACTCGGCGCCGGCGGCGTCGCGCAGCAGGTCCCAGACCGGTTCCTCGGAGAGCAGCACGCCCGCGACGGCGACGCAGGCGGCACGGACGTCGAGGTGAGCGCCGGGTGCCGCGTACGCCTGTGTCACCAGCTCTGCCGCGCGCGGCAGCGGGAGCCGTACGGCGGCGAGCCGGGCGGCCTCCTTCCGGCTGGTCACCTTGGCGTCCGGCGCCAGCAGCAGGGCGCGCAGCTGCTCGGCCAGCCGCGACGGCGCCGCGTACCGGGACGCCTGCGTGGCCGCGTACACGGCGACACGGGCACGGTCACCACCCGCGTACGCCAGCAGTTCGGGCAGTGCCTCGGCGGGCCGGTCGGTGCGGGCGAGCGCGCCGAGGGCGGCCTCGGCGAGCACCACCTCCGGGGAACCCGTCCAGCGGCGTACGAGATCGGCTCCGCGGCCTGGGATCAACGCGCACCGTGCGATCGCGGACGTCCGCTGGTACAGCGGCGATCCGGCATCCTCCGCCTCTGACGCCAACTGCCGGACCGCCGCCGCCTGTTGACGCGGCACCCAGCGCCGTACGTCCCGCCCGACGGGTGCGCTCCAGGTCGCGCCCTTGGTGAGGAAGCGCCCGTATGGCGGGGCGTCGGCCAGCAGCGGGTCGAGGAGATCGGTGCGGCGCCGGGTGACGACCTCGCGGACGGGCCACAGCGCGGCGGAGGAGGGTTCCAGCGCCAGGATCCGCGCCACCCGCTCGTCCCGGGTCGCGGGAGGCTCCAACCACAGGGCGACCGCCGCGCGTACGGTGGCGTCGTTGCCGTACCGGACGGCCTGCCACAGGAGTTGCTGCAACTCGGGCATGCCCGCGGCGCGCCGTCCCACGGCGCGGGCGAGCGCGAAGGCGAGGCTGTAGTCGACCCTCTCGGCGCCTGCCTCGATCCAGGGGCTCAGCGCCTCGTACACCTGGTGCTCCTGGCCACGGCGCAGCGTCGCGTCGAGCCTGCCGAGGTCGGCGCCTCCGGTGTTGCCGGATATTCGGACCAGTGTGCGCAACGCCCAGTTCACCAGGTCCCGTTGCCCGCCC harbors:
- a CDS encoding acyl-ACP desaturase, with product MTITSPHLGSPSSDWTDARLLYALEEVVETELNRHLKVTKDWMPHEYVPWSDARNFPGFFEDGEAWGKEQSKVTEIGRIALVVNLLTEDNLPSYHHEIASLFGRDGAWGTWVHRWTAEEGRHGIVMRDYLLASRAVDPDQLEAFRMMHMSEGFESDNRHSMLHSVAYVAFQELATRVSHRNTGHQSGDPVCDRMLARIATDENLHMVFYRNLLKASFELAPDLTMQAVRDVVVNFRMPGHGMPGFERAAAQMAIGEVYNMRIHHDDVLRPVLRHLRVLEMEGFGPEGLRAQEELGLYMNGLDSEASKFDEKLAARKARMAARAAG